A region of Catharus ustulatus isolate bCatUst1 chromosome 9, bCatUst1.pri.v2, whole genome shotgun sequence DNA encodes the following proteins:
- the PRPF38B gene encoding pre-mRNA-splicing factor 38B produces the protein MANNSPAVANCQGQQAAQHPPGAVPPVQQPLQSGGPKPAASGKQGNVLPLWGNEKTMNLNPMILTNILSSPYFKVQLYELKTYHEVVDEIYFKVTHVEPWEKGSRKTAGQTGMCGGVRGVGTGGIVSTAFCLLYKLFTLKLTRKQVMGLITHTDSPYIRALGFMYIRYTQPPTDLWDWFESFLDDEEDLDVKAGGGCVMTIGEMLRSFLTKLEWFSTLFPRIPVPVQKAIDQQIKSRPRKIKKDGKEGMEEIDRHAERRRSRSPRPRSISPRRSPRRSRSRSHHREGHGSSSFDRELERERERQRLEREAKEREKERRRSRSTDRSLERRRSRSRDRYRSRSRSRDRKGDRRDRDREREKENERSRKKERDHDKERGSEREKDRSRERSKERKSKGDTEERRHKDDKDEKKHRDDKRDSKKERKHSRSRSRERKHRSRSRSRNTGKRSRSRSKEKSSKHKNENKEKSNKRSRSRSRGRTDSVEKSRKRDQSPSKEKSRKRSRSKERSHKHDHSDSKDHSDKHDRRRSQSTERESQEKQQKNKDETV, from the exons ATGGCCAACAACAGCCCCGCGGTGGCGAACTGCCAGGGGCAGCAGGCGGCCCAGCACCCGCCCGGCGCCGTCCCGCCCGTGCAGCAGCCGCTGCAGAGCGGGGGCCCCAAGCCGGCGGCCTCGGGCAAGCAGGGCAACGTGCTGCCGCTGTGGGGCAACGAAAAGACCATGAACCTGAACCCCATGATCCTCACAAACATCCTCTCGTCTCCCTACTTCAAGGTGCAGCTCTACGAGCTCAAGACCTACCACGAAGTGGTGGACGAGATCTACTTCAAG GTTACACATGTTGAACCATgggaaaaaggcagcagaaaaacagcaggCCAGACAGGGATGTGTGGAGGG gtGCGTGGTGTTGGAACTGGAGGAATTGTGTCTACTGCTTTTTGTCTGCTCTACAAATTATTTACACTGAAGCTCACTCGTAAGCAAGTGATGGGCCTTATCACTCATACAGACTCCCCATATATTAGGGCTCTTGGATTTATGTATATTAG GTACACACAGCCACCTACAGATCTATGGGACTGGTTTGAATCCTTTCTTGATGATGAGGAG GACCTGGATGTGAAGGCAGGTGGGGGTTGCGTTATGACCATAGGGGAGATGCTTCGTTCCTTCCTCACTAAGCTTGAATGGTTTTCCACGTTGTTTCCAAGAATTCCTGTGCCAGTCCAGAAAGCCATTGACCAGCAAATTAAAAGCAGACCTAGAAAAATCAAGAAAGATGGCAAGGAGGGGATGGAAGAAATAGACCGGCATGCAGAACGTAGACGTTCAAG gtCTCCAAGACCAAGATCCATCAGTCCCAGGAGGTCTCCCAGAAGATCCAGAAGCAGAAGTCACCATCGCGAAGGCCATGGATCATCTAGTTTTGATAGAGAActagaaagagaaagagaacgGCAGAGATTAGAACGTGAagcaaaggagagagaaaaagaaaggcgGAGATCTCGAAGTACCGATCGCTCACTGGAACGGAGACGAAGCAGAAGCAGGGACAGATACAGAAGCCGTAGTCGAAGTCGTGACAGGAAAGGAGATAGAAGAGACAGGGatagggagagagagaaagaaaatgagcgGAGTcggaaaaaagagagagatcaTGATAAGGAGAGAGGTAGTGAGAGGGAAAAAGATCGATCTAGAGAAAGgtcaaaagaaaggaaaagtaagGGTGACACAGAAGAGAGAAGACACAAGGATGACAAAGATGAGAAGAAACACCGCGATGACAAGAGGGATtccaaaaaagagagaaaacatagTAGAAGTCGAAGCCGGGAAAGAAAGCACAGGAGTAGGAGCCGAAGTAGGAACACAGGTAAGCgcagcagaagcaggagcaaagaaaaatcaagtaaacataaaaatgaaaataaggagAAGTCAAATAAACGAAGtagaagcaggagcagaggaagaacagATAGTGTTGAGAAATCCAGAAAACGAGATCAGAGTcccagcaaagaaaaatctagGAAGCGTAGCAGAAGCAAAGAACGTTCCCACAAACATGATCACAGTGATAGCAAGGACCATTCTGACAAACATGATCGTCGAAGGAGCCAAAGTACAGAACGAGAGAGCCAAGAgaagcaacagaaaaacaaagatgaGACTGTGTGA
- the HENMT1 gene encoding small RNA 2'-O-methyltransferase: MDKNFQEEITQIIKFEPPLYKQRYQFVKDLVEKYKPKKVADLGCADCSLLWMLKFCSCIEVLAGLDICENVMKEKMHTLSPLPLDYLRPSERSLTVTLHQGSIAQKDPCMLGFDLVTCIELIEHLEESELKKFPEVVFGFMAPSIVVISTPNSEFNCLLPGVKLYRHPDHKFEWSQAQFQSWALETARCYDYSVEFTGVGDPPAGMEKIGFCTQIGVFVRKCPQTGESVQSEKPTEAVYKTVFKAVYPSLKDEKYLQNAVIREVVFTAQIIKHRLMSKREECSDDPERKPRSQPSMDSFSDYLGKLVVEKNMQPFVSGNEVYVPLTTIFSFPKVNRLCGTFEKLCKLIAGKVTLSSDGSAVMFNIEHENEEN, from the exons ATGGATAAGAACTTCCAAGAAGAGATTACGCAAATTATTAAATTTGAACCTCCTTTGTACAAACAACGCTACCAGTTTGTTAAAGATTTAGTGGAGAAATACAAACCTAAGAAG GTGGCAGATTTAGGATGTGCTGATTGCAGCCTTCTCTGGATGCTGAAATTCTGCAGTTGCATTGAAGTGTTAGCTGGGCTAGATATCTGTGAAAATgtaatgaaagagaaaat GCATACATtgtctcctcttcctcttgATTATTTGCGACCCTCTGAAAGATCCCTAACTGTTACCTTGCATCAGGGTTCCATTGCCCAGAAAGATCCTTGCATGCTTGGTTTTGACTTGGTGACATGTATTGAACT AATAGAACACCTGGAAGAATCAGAGCTAAAGAAGTTTCCTGAAGTAGTGTTCGGTTTCATGGCTCCAAGCATAGTTGTGATCAGCACtccaaattctgaatttaaCTGTTTGCTTCCAGGAGTGAAGTTATACAGGCATCCAGACCACAAATTCGAGTGGAGCCAAGCACAGTTTCAAAGCTG GGCTCTAGAGACCGCTAGATGCTATGATTACTCAGTGGAATTTACTGGTGTTGGGGACCCACCAGCAGGAATGGAGAAGATTGGGTTTTGTACCCAAATTGGTGTGTTTGTTAGAAAATGTCCTCAAACTGGTGAATCTGTTCAGTCTGAGAAACCCACTGAAGCAGTTTACAAAAca GTCTTCAAAGCAGTGTACCCAAGTCTTAAAGATGAGAAGTACTTGCAGAACGCAGTAATCAGAGAAGTTGTTTTCACAGCCCAAATCATTAAGCACCGTTTAATGTCAAAACGTGAGGAGTGCAGTGATGATCCTGAGAGAAAACCCAGATCCCAACCTTCAATGGACTCTTTTTCTGACTATCTTGGAAAACTGGTTGTTGAAAAAAACATGCAACCATTTGTCAGTGGAAATGAGGTTTACGTACCTCTCACAacaatcttttcttttcccaaagtGAATCGACTTTGTGGTACTTTTGAGAAGTTATGCAAGCTTATTGCTGGCAAGGTCACACTGAGCAGTGATGGTTCTGCTGTGATGTTCAATATTGAACATGAGAATGAAGAGAATTAG